Proteins encoded by one window of Lathyrus oleraceus cultivar Zhongwan6 chromosome 1, CAAS_Psat_ZW6_1.0, whole genome shotgun sequence:
- the LOC127138703 gene encoding ABC transporter C family member 14: MSSSSWLTSPSCTLWPIDSSSSTPNLMLQWLTFLFLSPCPQRLVLSAIDSLFLLSLLAFAAHKLYSRFNSSSNSTSSITKPLLQEKDSDYRITFWFKLSFLVTILLAVTYTVLGVLAFMQTNFASWKLIEALFRLFQAITNIVIVILMIHERKFKFSKHPLSLRIYWIANFVVATLFAASAIVRIVTVGEANLELSLRIDDIFSLINFPLSVFFFVITIKGSSGIHVIRISDEGAIYPLISRDRTLSPYACSSILSKSVWLWINPLLNKGYKTPLNLEDVPSLPLEFRAEKMSELFQNNWPKPDGNSKHPVGLTLLRCFWKHLAFTAFLSIVKLCLIYVGPLLIQSFIDFTSRKDSTLGEGIVLISILFAAKSVEVLCAHQYNFHSQKLGMLIRSSIITSVYKKGLRLSSSSRQTHGTGQIVNHMAVDAQQLSDMMMQIHPIWLMPLQVTAALTLIYRYIGVSALAAFLGTAVVYLFSTYRFKSCNGFQSQIMTSRDLRLKATNELLNNMRVIKFQAWEEYFDNKIRQFREAEHGWIGKFLYNFAVNYGVLCATPLIVSFLTFGTATLIGIPLNPGTVFTITSIIKILQEPLRTFSQALVCVSQATISLGRLDEFLTSKEMDENAVQKEENCDDDVAVEIKDGKFSWDDNDEKDALRVEELVIKKGNHAAVVGTVGSGKSSLLASLLGEMFKISGKVRVCGTTAYVAQTSWIQNATIKENILFGLPINIDKYKETLRVCCLEKDLEMMEYGDETEIGERGINLSGGQKQRIQLARAVYQDTDIYLLDDVFSAVDAQTGSYIFKECIMGTLKDKTVLLVTHQVDFLHNVDSIMVMREGRVVQSGKYDELLKAGLDFGALVAAHESSMEMAETGDKTSDDSPQSPKLARIASKEKESGGEKQSSQDQSKSGDKTAAKLIEDEGRETGNVSLKVYKQYFTEAYGWWGIALVVAMSAGWVLSFLAGDYWLAIATADGSGIPSFTFISVYTVIVVIACIVVIVRAFVYTYLGLKTSQSFFIGMLQSILHAPMSFFDTTPSGRILSRVSTDLLSVDITIPMLANFVMITYLSLLSIIIVTCQNSWVTVFLLIPLVWLYNWYRKYYLATSRELTRLDSITKAPVIHHFSETLSGVMTIRSLRKQNEFCDENIERVNASLRMDFHNNGANEWLGFRLDYMAVIFLCIATFCMIFLPSAIVKPEYVGMSLSYGLSLSGLLSFSITMSCNIENKMVSVERIKQFTNLSSEAPWKIADKSPPQNWPSHGTIELNNLQVRYRPNTPLVLKGVSLTIEGGEKVGVVGRTGSGKSTLIQVLFRLIEPSAGNIMIDGINISSVGLHDLRSRFGIIPQDPVLFQGTVRSNIDPLGLYSEDEIWKSLERCQLKEVVAAKPEKLEALVVDGGDNWSVGQRQLLCLGRIMLKRSRILFMDEATASVDSQTDVVIQKIIREDFADRTIISIAHRIPTVMDCDKVLVIDAGLAKEYEKPSRLLERASLFAALVKEYSNRST, encoded by the exons atgtcttcttcttcttggcTAACTTCACCTTCATGCACCCTTTGGCCTATAGATTCATCTTCCTCTACACCAAACCTCATGCTTCAATGGTTAACCTTTCTTTTTCTATCTCCATGTCCTCAAAGACTTGTTCTTTCTGCTATTGATTCATTGTTTTTGCTCTCTCTCTTAGCCTTTGCTGCTCACAAGCTTTACTCAAGATTCAACTCATCTTCCAACTCTACCTCCTCAATCACAAAACCACTTCTGCAGGAGAAAGATTCTGACTATAGAATCACTTTTTGGTTCAAATTATCTTTCTTGGTAACTATCCTTTTGGCTGTAACTTATACTGTTCTAGGAGTCTTGGCTTTTATGCAAACCAACTTTGCTTCATGGAAACTAATTGAAGCACTTTTTCGGTTGTTTCAAGCAATAACCAACATAGTGATAGTGATTTTAATGATACATGAGAGAAAGTTCAAATTTTCCAAACACCCTTTATCATTAAGAATCTATTGGATAGCAAACTTTGTGGTTGCTACTTTGTTTGCTGCTTCAGCTATTGTTCGAATAGTAACTGTTGGTGAAGCAAATTTGGAACTTAGTTTGAGAATAGATGACATATTCTCATTGATTAATTTTCCATTATCTGTGTTCTTTTTTGTGATAACTATAAAAGGGTCATCAGGGATTCATGTGATAAGAATATCTGATGAAGGCGCAATATATCCATTGATTTCGAGGGATAGAACTTTGAGTCCTTATGCTTGTTCTTCAATTTTATCCAAATCAGTTTGGTTATGGATAAACCCTTTGCTTAATAAAGGTTACAAAACACCCCTTAACCTAGAAGATGTTCCTTCACTCCCTCTTGAATTTAGAGCAGAAAAAATGTCTGAACTTTTTCAAAACAATTGGCCTAAACCAGATGGAAATAGTAAGCATCCTGTTGGACTAACCCTTCTCAGGTGTTTTTGGAAACACTTAGCTTTCACTGCTTTCCTTTCAATCGTTAAGCTTTGTCTTATATATGTCGGTCCATTGTTGATTCAGAGTTTTATTGATTTCACATCAAGGAAAGATAGTACTCTCGGTGAAGGTATTGTTTTGATATCGATCCTTTTTGCAGCGAAATCGGTTGAAGTACTTTGTGCCCATCAGTACAACTTCCACTCTCAGAAACTTGGCATGCTTATTCGCTCAAGCATAATCACTTCAGTTTACAAAAAGGGTTTAAGGTTGTCGAGTTCTTCAAGACAAACTCATGGAACGGGACAGATTGTGAATCACATGGCTGTAGATGCTCAACAACTCTCAGATATGATGATGCAGATTCATCCTATATGGTTGATGCCATTGCAAGTTACTGCTGCACTGACTCTTATATATAGATATATTGGTGTATCTGCTCTTGCTGCATTTCTTGGAACTGCCGTAGTTTATCTTTTCTCGACATATCGATTTAAGAGTTGTAATGGTTTCCAGTCTCAGATAATGACGAGCCGCGATTTGAGACTGAAGGCGACGAATGAGTTGCTTAACAATATGCGCGTGATTAAGTTTCAAGCGTGGGAAGAGTATTTCGATAACAAAATTCGACAGTTTCGTGAAGCCGAGCATGGATGGATTGGGAAATTCTTGTACAATTTTGCTGTTAACTATGGAGTATTGTGTGCTACGCCATTAATTGTATCTTTTCTTACCTTTGGAACTGCAACTTTAATCGGAATTCCTTTGAACCCTGGCACTGTTTTCACAATAACTTCGATTATCAAGATACTTCAAGAGCCTTTGAGGACTTTTTCTCAGGCTCTTGTTTGTGTTTCTCAAGCAACAATATCTTTAGGGAGGTTGGATGAGTTCTTGACAAGCAAGGAAATGGATGAGAATGCAGTGCAAAAAGAGGAGAATTGTGACGATGATGTAGCTGTGGAGATAAAAGATGGGAAATTCTCGTGGGATGATAATGATGAGAAAGATGCTTTGAGAGTTGAAGAGTTGGTAATTAAGAAAGGGAATCATGCTGCTGTTGTAGGAACTGTTGGTTCAGGCAAGTCTTCATTATTGGCTTCTTTGTTGGGAGAAATGTTCAAGATCTCAGGAAAG GTTAGAGTTTGTGGAACAACAGCGTATGTAGCACAAACATCATGGATTCAGAATGCAACCATCAAAGAAAACATATTGTTTGGCTTACCAATCAACATCGACAAATACAAGGAAACTTTAAGAGTGTGCTGTCTTGAGAAGGATCTTGAAATGATGGAATATGGTGATGAAACCGAGATTGGAGAGCGCGGAATTAACCTCAGCGGTGGTCAGAAACAACGCATACAACTTGCTAGAGCTGTATATCAGGACACTGACATCTATCTCCTTGACGATGTATTCAGTGCTGTTGATGCTCAAACAGGATCTTATATTTTTAAG GAATGTATCATGGGAACTCTCAAAGATAAGACTGTTTTACTTGTAACCCACCAAGTTGATTTCTTGCATAATGTTGACTCTATAATG GTGATGCGTGAAGGAAGAGTAGTGCAAAGTGGAAAGTATGATGAACTTCTCAAAGCTGGCCTAGATTTTGGTGCACTTGTGGCAGCTCATGAATCCTCTATGGAAATGGCAGAAACAGGTGACAAAACTAGTGATGATTCACCTCAATCTCCAAAACTTGCCCGCATTGCATCGAAAGAAAAAGAAAGCGGAGGTGAAAAACAGTCTTCTCAAGATCAATCTAAGTCCGGTGATAAGACTGCAGCAAAGCTCATTGAAGACGAGGGAAGAGAAACTGGAAATGTGAGCCTTAAAGTATACAAACAATATTTCACAGAAGCGTATGGATGGTGGGGAATAGCACTTGTAGTAGCAATGTCAGCGGGTTGGGTGTTGTCATTTTTGGCTGGTGACTATTGGCTAGCAATTGCTACAGCAGATGGTTCTGGCATTCCTTCATTTACTTTCATTTCTGTCTACACTGTTATAGTTGTTATTGCATGCATAGTTGTTATAGTAAGAGCTTTCGTGTATACATATTTGGGTTTAAAGACATCTCAAAGCTTTTTCATTGGAATGCTTCAAAGTATCCTTCATGCACCAATGTCATTCTTTGATACCACTCCTTCTGGCAGAATTTTGAGTCGT GTATCTACTGATCTACTTTCGGTTGATATAACAATCCCAATGTTAGCAAACTTTGTAATGATAACATACTTATCATTACTCAGTATCATCATTGTCACATGCCAGAATTCTTGGGTGACTGTCTTTCTCTTAATTCCACTGGTTTGGCTCTACAACTGGTATAGG AAATACTATCTTGCAACTTCTAGGGAATTGACTCGTCTTGATTCAATCACAAAAGCTCCGGTGATTCATCACTTTTCGGAGACCCTTTCTGGTGTTATGACAATCCGTAGCTTAAGAAAGCAAAATGAATTTTGTGATGAAAATATTGAGAGGGTGAATGCAAGTCTAAGAATGGATTTCCATAACAATGGTGCAAATGAATGGCTTGGTTTTCGCTTGGACTACATGGCAGTGATTTTCCTTTGTATTGCCACCTTTTGTATGATCTTTTTGCCAAGTGCTATTGTAAAGCCAG AATATGTTGGTATGTCTCTATCCTATGGCCTGTCTCTGAGTGGACTTTTGTCATTTTCCATAACTATGAGTTGCAATATTGAGAACAAAATGGTTTCAGTTGAGAGGATAAAGCAGTTTACTAACCTCTCATCAGAAGCTCCATGGAAAATAGCTGATAAGTCTCCGCCTCAGAATTGGCCTAGTCATGGAACTATAGAGTTAAATAATTTACAG GTTAGGTACAGGCCAAATACTCCTCTAGTTCTTAAAGGAGTCTCTCTAACCATTGAAGGCGGAGAAAAAGTTGGCGTTGTTGGGCGTACAGGAAGTGGAAAATCAACACTGATCCAAGTTTTATTTAGGTTGATTGAGCCTTCCGCTGGGAATATAATGATTGATGGTATCAACATTTCCAGTGTTGGCCTTCATGATTTGAGGTCGCGTTTTGGAATTATTCCACAAGATCCTGTCCTCTTTCAAGGAACAGTTAGAAGCAACATTGATCCTCTTGGATTGTATTCAGAAGATGAAATTTGGAAG AGTCTTGAGCGGTGTCAATTGAAAGAAGTGGTGGCTGCAAAGCCCGAGAAACTCGAGGCTTTAG TGGTTGATGGTGGAGACAATTGGAGTGTTGGACAAAGGCAGCTTCTATGTTTGGGAAGGATAATGCTAAAACGCAGCAGAATATTATTCATGGATGAAGCAACTGCATCGGTTGATTCACAAACCGATGTTGTAATACAAAAGATCATCAGAGAGGATTTTGCAGATCGTACGATCATTAGCATTGCTCACAGAATACCAACAGTTATGGATTGTGACAAGGTTTTGGTCATAGACGCAG GTTTGGCAAAGGAATATGAGAAACCATCACGTTTGCTTGAAAGGGCTTCACTTTTTGCAGCATTGGTTAAAGAGTATTCCAATAGATCAACTTAG